The following is a genomic window from Oscillospiraceae bacterium.
ACCGAGCAGGAGCTAAAGGCAGAACTGGAATATCAGATGGCAAAACTGGGTGCACAGAAAACCTCTTTTGACACCATTATTTTGTTTGGAGACCACGCCGCAATGCCGCACGGAGAACCTTCCCATCGGAAGTTGGAAGCAGGGGATGCACTTCTTTGTGATTTCGGATGTGTGTATGAGGGGTATTGCTCGGACGTGACCAGAACTTCTTTCTTCGGAAAAGTGTCTGATAAAGCCCGCCACGCCTATGAAACGGTGTTGACCGCACACAATCTGGCAAAAGATTTTATCGGTGTGGGCAAAGCCTGTTCCGATGCAGACAAAATTGCCCGTAATTATATTGAAAATAGCGGTTACAAAGGTGTGTTTGGCCATAGCTTAGGACACGGCGTTGGCGTGAAAATTCACGAGCATCCCACGTTGGGGCATTCCAGTACCGAAATTTTCGAGAACGGCATGGTATTTTCCAACGAACCGGGAATTTATCTGCCCGGGGAATTCGGCATCCGTATTGAGGATACCTGCTATCTGGAAGACGGGAAACTCTATTCCACCACCAAGCTGGAGAAGGAATTAACGGTGCTGTAAGAGATGGAATTACCAAATAGAAAACCAACACGATTACAGGATTATGATTATTCCCGACCGGGTGCATATTTTGTAACAATCTGCACGAAAGACAGACGTAAAATTTTGTCTGAAATTATTGTAGGGGGCGACGTCCTCGACGCCCCGCAAAACATACTATATCCATACGGGAAAATAGCAAATAAACATCTTTTGTCTATGTGCAATTTTTATGATAATATATCAATTACAAAATATGTGATTATGCCAAATCATATTCACCTGCTGATACAAATCGCAGATAGCGACAACGGACCGCCGAGGACGTCGGTCCCTACAAAATCTTTGCTTTCAAATTTTGTCAGCACTTTCAAGCGATTCTGTAATAAAGAATGTGGCGAAAATGTGTGGCAACGCTCTTTCCATGACCATATTATCCGTGATGAACGAGATTATCTGAAAATAGCGGAATATATCGAAACCAATCCCTTAAAATGGGAATCGGATTGCTTCTATAATGCCGAAAAATAAATAAAAATAACAAAAATCGCAGTGAATTTCACTGCGATTTTTTGTGTTGCGTTATGATTTTTTATTTGTCGAGGCCGTTCTTTGCATCGCATCGGGACTGAAATTTTTCTTTCATAACAATGAAACGAGTGTGAGTTCCCTCTGCTATTTTTTCCGTTTCGTCAAAGGCTTCCACCGAGAAGACAATTTTTCGTCCTTCCCATTCGGTCACAGTGGCAGAAACTGTCACATTCATTCCAACGGGAGTGGCAGCTAGGTGTTTTACATTCATTTCGGTGCCAACTGTAGCGGTACCGTC
Proteins encoded in this region:
- a CDS encoding aminopeptidase P family protein; protein product: MKQFYQSRLQKLRDQLKEQEGILVSDPKNCFYFSGINSSNIHLYITHQKAYLLTDFRYETAAKENEAGFTVMAEGSLVSKLKELMTESTVYIEQQFLTVHFYKMLLDHFPDTDFPNVKSMIMDIRLIKDASELFKLQQAQRIADNAYLTMLTFVKEGVTEQELKAELEYQMAKLGAQKTSFDTIILFGDHAAMPHGEPSHRKLEAGDALLCDFGCVYEGYCSDVTRTSFFGKVSDKARHAYETVLTAHNLAKDFIGVGKACSDADKIARNYIENSGYKGVFGHSLGHGVGVKIHEHPTLGHSSTEIFENGMVFSNEPGIYLPGEFGIRIEDTCYLEDGKLYSTTKLEKELTVL
- a CDS encoding transposase, translating into MELPNRKPTRLQDYDYSRPGAYFVTICTKDRRKILSEIIVGGDVLDAPQNILYPYGKIANKHLLSMCNFYDNISITKYVIMPNHIHLLIQIADSDNGPPRTSVPTKSLLSNFVSTFKRFCNKECGENVWQRSFHDHIIRDERDYLKIAEYIETNPLKWESDCFYNAEK